One window from the genome of Cryptomeria japonica chromosome 6, Sugi_1.0, whole genome shotgun sequence encodes:
- the LOC131033610 gene encoding uncharacterized protein LOC131033610, producing MWGVSRVVIAERRGNEIVEVDISSDHTPFRVDEFARVKSCGARVMSLYQIEVTLIQWIAVSLTHGFFVIANDGVFEFLCNKSVLDMVTYLLYYIFYIFFYEY from the exons ATGTGGGGGGTTTCTAGGGTTGTAATTGCGGAGAGGAGAGGGAATGAGATAGTTGAGGTGGACATTTCTAGTGATCACACTCCTTTTAGAGTAGATGAGTTTGCTCGTGTGAAGAGCTGTGGGGCAAGGGTTATGTCTCTTTACCAGATTGAAG TTACCCTCATACAGTGGATAGCTGTTTCCCTGACTCATggattctttgttattgcaaatgACGGAGTGTTTGAATTTCTCTGCAATAAGTCAGTTTTAGATATGGTAACTTATTTGCTTTATTATATTTTCTACATTTTCTTTTATGAATATTAG
- the LOC131033614 gene encoding laccase-5 codes for MAGMSIMFKLASLLSLISVIPWAAYATVVHQKFIIGTQKVTRLCKEQEIVTVNGHFPGPTLYARDNDNVIVLVENNGPYNVTIHWHGVRQLRTCWADGPAYITQCPITPGNAFTYNFRITEQEGTLWWHAHVSFLRATVHGALVIYPRFGKPYPFPKPAAEFPVILGEWWSANVEDVIADAIQRGVLPLESDAYTINGQPGDLYECSANDTSRILVRRGKTYLIRMVNAAMNHAFFVKIAEHKLKVVAVDALYTKPYTTDQVLIQPGQTMDVLITTSKPSGLFYMAIRVYSSQTRGGRFINTTTTAILEYTGSINYVPLMPALPPFDDTQFAFKFSTDQKSLRSSVPQRVDEEMVITEGFGLLTCPNRSCEGFMGGRAVGSFNNISFLLPNIDILQAYYHGIDGVFTRDFPENPPLIFNYTQQNPPLPMSFWEPELGTKVKVLKFNSKVQIVFQNTGILTVENHPLHLHGHDFYVVGQGFGNYNPRTHPAHFNLKDPQKLNTVGVPTGGWAAIRFTANNPGVWLMHCHFESHTALGFEMVFIVEDGAGSFNSLPPPPPGLPHC; via the exons ATGGCAGGAATGTCTATTATGTTTAAGCTGGCCTCGCTTTTATCTCTAATTTCTGTCATACCATGGGCTGCTTATGCAACAGTTGTTCATCAAAAATTTATT ATTGGAACTCAGAAAGTGACTCGACTATGCAAGGAGCAAGAAATTGTCACAGTGAATGGACATTTTCCAGGCCCTACATTGTATGCTCGTGATAACGACAATGTTATTGTGCTGGTGGAGAACAATGGACCCTATAATGTTACCATACATTG GCATGGAGTCCGACAATTGAGAACTTGCTGGGCAGATGGGCCAGCCTACATTACACAGTGCCCCATTACTCCTGGAAATGCTTTCACCTACAATTTCAGGATTACAGAGCAGGAAGGGACCCTGTGGTGGCACGCCCATGTCTCATTTCTAAGAGCTACAGTTCATGGAGCTTTAGTCATTTATCCCCGGTTTGGAAAGCCTTATCCATTTCCTAAACCAGCTGCCGAGTTTCCTGTCATTTTAG GCGAATGGTGGAGCGCAAATGTGGAAGATGTGATAGCTGATGCAATTCAAAGAGGTGTATTACCATTAGAATCTGATGCATACACCATCAACGGTCAGCCAGGAGACTTGTATGAATGCTCTGCGAATG ATACCTCAAGGATTTTGGTTAGAAGAGGGAAAACCTATCTGATCAGGATGGTGAATGCTGCCATGAATCATGCATTCTTCGTCAAAATTGCAGAGCACAAACTCAAAGTTGTGGCAGTAGATGCCTTGTATACAAAGCCATATACAACTGACCAAGTGCTAATACAGCCTGGTCAAACAATGGATGTGCTTATAACCACTTCAAAACCCTCAGGGCTCTTCTACATGGCCATCCGGGTATACAGCAGCCAAACTCGAGGGGGTCGTTTCATAAACACAACAACAACTGCGATATTAGAATACACGGGCAGCATCAATTATGTTCCTCTCATGCCCGCTCTTCCTCCATTTGATGATACCCAGTTCGCATTCAAATTCAGTACCGACCAAAAGAGCCTTCGGTCGTCAGTTCCACAGAGAGTAGACGAAGAAATGGTGATAACAGAGGGATTTGGACTTCTGACCTGCCCGAACAGATCCTGCGAGGGTTTCATGGGTGGAAGAGCAGTTGGAAGCTTCAACAATATTTCTTTTCTCTTACCAAATATCGATATCTTGCAGGCTTACTATCATGGTATTGATGGGGTCTTTACCAGAGATTTCCCAGAAAATCCTCCCTTGATATTCAATTACACTCAGCAAAATCCACCACTGCCAATGAGTTTTTGGGAGCCTGAGCTTGGAACAAAAGTAAAAGTTTTGAAATTCAACAGTAAAGTGCAAATTGTGTTTCAGAACACAGGCATACTTACTGTGGAGAACCATCCTCTGCATCTTCATGGACATGATTTTTATGTCGTTGGACAAGGATTTGGTAACTACAATCCTCGAACACATCCTGCTCATTTTAACCTgaaagatcctcaaaagttgaacaCTGTGGGAGTTCCTACTGGTGGGTGGGCAGCCATTAGATTTACAGCTAACAATCCAG